The following coding sequences are from one Coffea arabica cultivar ET-39 chromosome 11e, Coffea Arabica ET-39 HiFi, whole genome shotgun sequence window:
- the LOC113718318 gene encoding WRKY transcription factor 55-like produces MKIGGAQLVNTIEFVKLLDCVISKSYLRCTHQKLYQCPTKKQVQRLDDDPNIFEVTNRGDHTCHLSSTTLSVLPPLPVERREAHRSTSSTVNMGSSTSGGAIAGPSTSRYGRDVDYPVVDMADVMFNSGSSSSTSIDLIFSSMDDKWPDLGDKKN; encoded by the exons ATGAAAATAGGAGGTGCTCAACTAGTCAACACAATTGAATTTGTAAAACTTTTGGATTGTGTCATTTCCAAGAGTTATTTGAGGTGCACCCACCAAAAGCTGTACCAATGTCCAACCAAGAAACAAGTCCAGCGACTGGATGACGATCCAAACATATTCGAAGTAACAAACCGAGGCGACCACACTTGCCATCTATCATCCACGACCCTATCTGTACTGCCACCGCTGCCGGTGGAACGAAGAGAAGCTCATA GGTCCACTAGTAGCACCGTCAACATGGGTAGCAGTACGAGTGGTGGCGCAATAGCCGGTCCATCCACCTCCCGCTATGGGAGGGATGTTGACTACCCCGTCGTAGATATGGCGGACGTCATGTTTAACTCCGGTAGCAGTAGTAGCACTAGCATAGACCTCATCTTCTCTTCCATGGATGACAAATGGCCGGATTTAGGAGACAAGAAAAATTAA